A DNA window from Purpureocillium takamizusanense chromosome 9, complete sequence contains the following coding sequences:
- a CDS encoding uncharacterized protein (EggNog:ENOG503P4DG~TransMembrane:1 (i69-87o)): MDHKFMSSRYANHKAPLEPPSPRSSLDVGDAAVEEAMEETVAFLAPPGDGKEGEDGYPKHLDGSKLFRCLLQVVASLLCLGVLFAGYDLYRASVAASVWSPVENAQVRPCGDSPLTARNRGCMFDPIAMAWLPDACHDFELTKEFLSVQQWHYWKRPDPTSNSISLANVMQGQHSTLFVTERYLRHRCVFAWRKLHRAVLNSTSVDGYATDWDGMMECEGLFKDRRVDDGALHEVSVGYPACRVALGIDNVDG; this comes from the exons ATGGATCACAAGTTCATGTCTTCTCGTTACG CGAACCACAAGGCCCCCTTGGAGCCGCCAAGCCCGAGGTCGAGCTTggatgtcggcgacgccgccgtagAGGAGGCGATGGAGGAGACGGTGGCCTTCCTGGCCCCGCCTGGCGACGGCAAAGAGGGAGAAGACGGCTACCCTAAGCATCTCGACGGGTCGAAACTGTTCAGATGCCTGTTACAGGTCGTGGCCTCGCTCCTCTGCCTTGGCGTTCTCTTTGCGGGCTACGACCTGTATcgcgcctccgtcgccgcctcggtctGGTCGCCCGTGGAAAACGCTCAGGTCCGTCCATGCGGAGACAGTCCCCTAACGGCCCGCAACCGCGGGTGCATGTTTGACCCCAttgccatggcatggctgcCCGATGCCTGCCACGACTTTGAGCTCACCAAGGAGTTTCTGAGCGTGCAGCAGTGGCACTACTGGAAGCGTCCGGATCCCACGTCCAATTCCATATCGCTGGCAAACGTCATGCAGGGCCAGCACTCGACGCTCTTCGTCACCGAGAGGTAcctccgccaccgctgcGTGTTTGCGTGGAGGAAGCTTCATCGGGCGGTGCTCAACTCGACCTCGGTGGATGGCTACGCGACCGACTGGGACGGCATGATGGAGTGTGAGGGGCTGTTCAAGGACCGGAgggtcgatgacggcgcgtTGCACGAGGTTTCTGTCGGCTACCCGGCGTGCAGGGTGGCTCTGGGCATAGACAACGTTGATGGCTGA
- a CDS encoding uncharacterized protein (SECRETED:SignalP(1-16~SECRETED:cutsite=GLA-AP~SECRETED:prob=0.4226)), whose protein sequence is MRASVLIALLPALGLAAPAEPRSNAEPDRHQAYIKRSGAEPDRHQAYIKGRAEPDRHQAYIKRSDAEPDRHQAYIKRSGAEPDRHQAYIKRGDAEPDRHQAYIKRSGAEPDRHQAYIKRDGAEPDRHQAYIKRGDAEPDRHQAYIKRGDAEPDRHQAYIKRGDAEPDRHQAYIKRGDAEPDRHQAYIKRSEAEPDRHQAYIKRGDAEPDRHQAYIKRSGAEPDRHQAYI, encoded by the exons ATGCGCGCCTCCGTCTTGATTGCTCTCCTTCCGGCTCTGGGCcttgccgcccccgccgagc CCCGCTCAAACGCAGAGCCTGACCGCCACCAGGCCTACATCAAGCGCTCGGGTGCTGAGCCTGATCGCCACCAAGCCTATATCAAGGGCCGGGCTGAGCCTGACCGCCACCAGGCGTACATCAAgcgcagcgacgccgagccaGACCGTCACCAGGCGTACATCAAGAGGTCCGGGGCCGAGCCGGATAGACACCAGGCCTACATCAAGCGCGGCGATGCTGAGCCCGACCGTCACCAGGCTTACATCAAGAGGTCTGGGGCTGAGCCGGATCGCCATCAGGCTTATATCAAGCGAGATGGCGCCGAGCCAGACCGTCATCAAGCTTACATCAAGCGTGGCGATGCTGAGCCGGATCGCCATCAGGCGTATATTAAGCGTGGTGATGCCGAACCGGACCGCCACCAAGCCTATATCAAGCGCGGTGACGCCGAGCCGGACCGTCATCAGGCGTATATCAAGCGCGGAGATGCTGAGCCGGACCGCCATCAAGCTTATATCAAGAGGTCCGAGGCCGAGCCGGACCGTCACCAGGCATACATCAAGCGAGGAGATGCCGAGCCAGACCGTCACCAGGCCTACATCAAGCGGTCTGGAGCCGAGCCCGACCGCCACCAGGCCTACATCTGA
- a CDS encoding uncharacterized protein (TransMembrane:1 (i47-67o)~EggNog:ENOG503P4DG), translating into MDKVNKEQPHLADKEQYDSLLTGTDSESVDLDAIGAWSRRRRWGIRAPIFIVPAVLLLVAAVTLVAIESSNVSRMHTLFAQLHHKLDALDRHVQAPVPVPVPASAPDGPWTAAAPTGEELGHCGSSIAEARSLGCIFDPMSWAWQRPECYHPELVADFLARMDWRFYLTKEALPSDEVPREAWVRGDYLSLYGPGAWHSFHCTYSWRKFHEAFQDKRPMDNDILQMEHTMHCDTIFLHDLDPNLSAACDTAPGGCNTTEVNAGFNSCGWY; encoded by the coding sequence ATGGATAAAGTCAACAAGGAACAGCCACATCTCGCGGACAAGGAGCAGTATGACAGTCTCTTGACCGGAACGGACTCGGAGTCGGTCGACCTGGATGCCATCGGGGCCTGgtcacggcgccggcgatgggggATTCGCGCCCCAATTTTCATCGTTCCCGCCGTCCTTCTTTTGGTCGCTGCGGTGACGCTCGTGGCCATCGAGTCGTCCAATGTGTCGCGGATGCACACTCTCTTCGCGCAGTTGCACCACaagctcgacgcgctcgaccgGCATGTGCAGGCACCagtgccggtgccggtgccggcgtcggcgccggacgGCCCCTGgacggcagccgcgccgactggcgaggagctgggccACTGCGGCTCGTCCATCGCTGAGGCACGCTCCCTCGGGTGCATCTTCGACCCCATGTCGTGGGCGTGGCAGCGGCCCGAGTGCTACCACccggagctcgtcgccgacttcCTCGCGCGCATGGACTGGCGCTTCTACCTGACCAAGGAGGCGCTGCCGTCCGACGAGGTGCCTCGTGAGGCCTGGGTCCGAGGCGACTACCTGTCGCTCTACGGACCGGGCGCGTGGCACAGCTTCCACTGCACCTACTCGTGGCGCAAGTTCCACGAGGCCTTTCAGGACAAGAGGCCCATGGACAACGACATCCTGCAAATGGAGCACACCATGCACTGCGACACCATATTCCTGCACGACCTGGATCCGAACCTGTCCGCGGCGTGCGACACGGCGCCAGGGGGCTGCAACACGACCGAGGTCAATGCCGGCTTCAACTCGTGCGGCTGGTACTGA
- a CDS encoding uncharacterized protein (COG:S~EggNog:ENOG503P2KE~TransMembrane:1 (i56-76o)), with product MGYASLRNIFGNGLKAGQPPTRYSRVKSEDPLDPEMPHGLCRCSARRHREAWKSPLRVFAYALLTSVITCLIMWSFPPNCKRGAGGEGPLLKTPVPEFPKEIRMFELDMTYADPPTPENDKAWNDLLPFGRGYVFVDNAAEYGLEPGIETEYGEIYSVALYHQMHCLGLVRRNFWRLVDGILNNRPGVADEARAEIQNSHTGHCFDYFRQSFECSADMTLEWPRTETDGRRYQVDGGHIPHVCASRKALQDYMDYAHFNNSHNNDIAA from the exons ATGGGCTACGCGAGTCTGAGAAACATCTTTGGCAACGGCCTCAAGGCTGGCCAACCGCCCACGAGGTACTCGAGGGTCAAGTCCGAGGACCCCCTTGACCCGGAGATGCCACATGGCCTTTGCCGCTGCTCTGCTCGTCGCCACCGCGAGGCGTGGAAGTCGCCTCTGCGCGTGTTCGCGTATGCGCTGCTCACGTCCGTCATCACTTGCCTCATCATGTGGAGCTTTCCACCCAACTGcaagcgcggcgcgggcggcgagggcccgTTGCTGAAGACGCCCGTACCCGAAT TCCCCAAGGAGATCCGCATGTTTGAGCTCGACATGACGTACGCGGACCCGCCCACGCCGGAGAACGACAAGGCGTGGAACGACCTCTTGCCT TTTGGTCGCGGCTACGTGTTTGTggacaacgccgccgagtATGGTCTCGAGCCCGGCATCGAGACAGAGTACGGCGAGATCTACTCGGTCGCGCTGTATCACCAGATGCACTGCCTGGGCCTCGTGCGCCGCAACTTCTGGCGCCTTGTCGACGGGATCCTCAACAACAGGCCCGGggttgccgacgaggcgcgtgCCGAGATCCAGAACTCGCACACGGGGCATTGCTTCGACTACTTCAGGCAGAGCTTTGAGTGTTCTGCCGACATGACCCTCGAGTGGCCGCGCACCGAAACGGATGGCCGTAGGTACCAGGTGGACGGCGGACACATTCCCCACGTGTGTGCCAGCAGG AAAGCGCTCCAGGATTACATGGACTATGCGCACTTTAACAACTCCCACAACAATGACATTGCCGCATAG
- a CDS encoding uncharacterized protein (EggNog:ENOG503NWFE~COG:K~BUSCO:EOG09260BL6), whose product MAEANGGASPRDEDWKAQDAADEREIAKLLGQSQEGGADGLALDDTPFDQSGKADDAQDFEDISDDDLPDEEPSGGASFELPGLTDDGGTSNDADDLFGEGPSSPDPVLGPSSPAPQVRDDTDEAHPTDQSFINFDPDPHLNGSANQDPDIPAAAESAQDILKAAWPAYKKGRILVWSDLLPPKRAVWKEKKPARKPKHLVTSKQSLEMTGDQEKQFRIPGAAATGKLRPHEALLAGLVYCDKENAVSETVAQFDVDQDSDAEPVHGFSLRDIELACEDWNARIADIETDFQSRQAAEKELLSRKRQAEQDDEWDAEFLMDADEPRPKRRRSVEAGLPDIPRYTAPSFDNFEDATQRGSKRVYLDMSDPYLLLETDLQHPSKRARLDASKMRAIGRKDLSSRFNLSNDDAYELLKENHQSKVRATLGNISVDHSMPAIKLTWPYYKVKLAGTTDEYHRPRFRYKKFAGHAIKFDKPQHFKRKQMKGKAHEVFVQSKDLGMGDNSTAVLFEYCEPRPRVLNNFGMGSKLINYYRRKDGVNEDDQQLPKRELGEYRMLLPEDRSPFALFGTVDAGETVPTLHNEMYRAPVFKHTPRTSDFLVVRSTTGVEGSRWYLRRVDHLHVVGQQFPSVEVPGPHSRKVTTASKNRMKMLAFRMIRHSKTDNCQLSDITKHIADSTDTQNRQKLKEFLQYDRDSGEKGMWRLRPGEVVPDEAGTRAMIKPEEVSLLDSMQLGIKELEDAGYDPRNAQIDEDGQADAEGEDVDAEGGDEEASKITKATTAKKLQEKQEETLADKMAPWKTTKAFIDACQGKAMLQLHGEGDPTGHGLGFSFIRTSMKGGYIEAVQGPLATSADAMEREKRANGGHAYNVKKQQAMYEGGIRDIWLKQKSTLSDTQQHDDGDVQVNEDEDDRFNVNVAATPAHFDEAVSQISGLTTSTNRHGKRAIRISREVRMSDGTTQTRIEVVHDPVVISQYMKRRTEADLELRDIYSARPTGNADHDRLANLRIKKELERLEKNKARRQAREQQKELHQKASAGDAGSPGPSGPDKIPTGTTRKCANCGQVGHIKTNKKLCPLLNGTMKADNGAAEHGGFGNYNAPSGTAGSPI is encoded by the exons ATGGCGGAAGCAAACGGCGGCGCCTCACCGCGTGACGAGGACTGGAAGGCGCAAGatgcggccgacgagcgcgagatTGCGAAGCTGCTGGGACAGAGCcaagagggcggcgccgacgggctcgcgctcgacgacacgcCGTTTGACCAGTCGGGCAAGGCTGACGACGCGCAAGACTTCGAGGAcatcagcgacgacgacctgcccgacgaggagcccaGCGGGGGCGCGTCCTTTGAGCTGCCCGGCCtgacggacgacggcggcactagcaacgacgccgacgacctgTTTGGCGAAGGGCCTTCGTCCCCAGACCCGGTGCtgggcccgtcgtcgccggcgccgcaggTTCGCGACGACACGGACGAGGCGCATCCGACCGACCAGAGCTTCATCAACTTCGACCCCGACCCACACCTGAACGGGTCCGCGAACCAAGATCCCGACattcctgccgccgccgagtcggcgcAGGACATCCTCAAGGCAGCATGGCCGGCGTACAAGAAGGGCCGCATCTTGGTCTGGAGCGatctgctgccgcccaagcGGGCCGTCtggaaggagaagaagccggCCAGGAAGCCCAAGCACCTCGTGACGAGCAAGCAGTCCCTGGAGATGACGGGCGACCAGGAGAAGCAGTTTCGCAtcccgggcgccgccgcaaccgGCAAGCTGCGCCCGCACGAGGCCCTGCTCGCTGGGCTCGTGTACTGCGACAAGGAAAACGCCGTCAGCGAGACCGTCGCCCAGTTCGACGTCGACCAGGACTcggacgccgagcccgtccaCGGGTTCTCGCTGCGGGATATCGAGCTGGCGTGCGAGGACTGGAACGCCCGCATCGCCGACATTGAGACCGACTTCCAGTCGCGacaggccgccgagaaggagcTTCTGTCGCGCAAGCGGCAGGCGGAGCAGGACGATGAGTGGGACGCCGAGTTCCTGATGGACGCGGACGAGCCGCGGCCCaagaggcggcgcagcgtggAGGCGGGACTGCCGGACATTCCCCGCtacacggcgccgtcgtttgACAACTTTGAAGACGCCACCCAGCGCGGCTCGAAGCGCGTCTATCTCGACATGTCGGATCCGTATCTGCTCCTCGAGACGGACCTGCAGCACCCTTCCaagcgcgcccgcctcgacgcgtCCAAGATGCGTGCAATCGGGCGCAAGGACCTGTCGTCGCGCTTCAACCTGTCCAACGACGACGCGTacgagctgctcaaggagaACCACCAGAGCAAGGTCCGCGCCACGCTGGGCAACATCTCGGTCGACCACAGCATGCCGGCCATCAAGCTCACCTGGCCCTACTACAAGGTCAAGCTTGCCGGCACGACCGACGAGTACCACCGGCCGCGCTTCCGCTACAAGAAGTTTGCGGGCCACGCCATCAAGTTCGACAAGCCGCAGCACTTCAAGCGCAAGCAGATGAAGGGCAAGGCGCACGAGGTGTTTGTGCAGTCCAAGGACCTCGGCATGGGCGACAACTCGACGGCCGTGCTGTTCGAGTACTgcgagccgcggccgcgcgtgCTCAACAACTTTGGCATGGGGAGCAAGCTCATCAACTACTACCGCCGCAAGGACGGCGTCAACGAGGACGATCAGCAGCTCCCTAAgcgcgagctgggcgagtaccgcatgctgctgcccgaggaTCGGTCGCCGTTTGCGCTGTTCGGCAcggtcgacgccggcgagacGGTCCCGACGCTGCACAACGAAATGTACCGGGCCCCCGTCTTCAAGCacacgccgaggacgtcggaCTTTCTCGTGGTCCGCAGCAcgacgggcgtcgagggctcGCGCTGGTACCTGCGCAGGGTCGACCAcctgcacgtcgtcggccagcagtTCCCGTCGGTCGAGGTCCCGGGCCCGCACAGCCGCaaggtgacgacggcgtccaAGAACAGGATGAAGATGCTGGCGTTCCGCATGATCCGCCATAGCAAGACGGACAACTGCCAGCTCTCCGACATCACCAAGCACATTGCTGACTCGACTGACACCCAGAACCGCCAGAAGCTCAAGGAATTCCTGCAGTATGACAGGGACAGCGGCGAGAAGGGCATGTGGCGGCTCCGGCCCGGCGAGGTGGtgcccgacgaggccgggaCCCGCGCCATGATCAAGCCCGAGGAGGTCAGCCTGCTCGACTCGATGCAGCTCGGCATCAAAgagctcgaggatgccggctACGACCCCCGCAACGCGCAGATCGACGAGGACGGacaggccgacgccgagggtgaggacgtggacgccgaaggcggcgacgaagaggccaGCAAGATCACcaaggcgacgacagccAAGAAGCTACAGGAGAAGCAGGAAGAGACGCTCGCCGACAAGATGGCACCGTGGAAGACGACCAAGGCCTTCATCGACGCCTGCCAGGGCAAGGCcatgctgcagctgcacggcgagggcgacccGACGGGCCACGGGCTCGGCTTCAGCTTCATCCGCACGTCCATGAAGGGCGGCTACATCGAAGCGGTCCAGGGCCCGCTGGCCACGTcggccgacgccatggagcgTGAGAAGCGCGCTAACGGCGGCCACGCGTACAACgtcaagaagcagcaggccaTGTACGAGGGGGGCATCCGGGACATTTGGCTCAAGCAAAAGTCGACGCTCTCCGacacgcagcagcacgacgacggcgacgtgcaggtcaacgaggacgaggacgacagGTTCAACGTCAatgtcgccgccacgccagcgCACTTTGACGAGGCCGTGAGCCAGATCAGCGGgctgacgacgtcgaccaACCGCCATGGCAAGCGCGCGATCCGCATATCGCGAGAGGTTCGGATGTCTGATGGCACGACGCAGACACGCATCGAGGTCGTCCATGATCCGGTCGTGATCTCGCAGTACATGAAGCGGCGCACAGAGGCTGAcctggagctgcgcga CATCTACAGCGCGCGGCCTACGGGCAATGCCGACCATGACCGTCTTGCAAACCTTAG AATCAAAAAGGAACTGGAGCGACTCGAAAAGAACAAGGCCAGACGACAGGCCCGAGAGCAGCAAAAGGAACTGCACCAGAAAGCAAGCGCAGGGGACGCTGGCTCTCCTGGGCCCAGCGGGCCCGACAAGATACCTACGGGGACCACCCGGAAGTGTGCCAACTGCGGACAGGTCGGGCACATCAAGACAAACAAAAA GTTGTGTCCTCTGCTCAACGGCACGATGAAGGCGGACAacggggcggcggagcaCGGCGGCTTTGGTAACTACAACGCACCGAGCGGCACTGCAGGGTCGCCGATTTGA
- a CDS encoding uncharacterized protein (EggNog:ENOG503P4WJ~SECRETED:SignalP(1-32~SECRETED:cutsite=IVA-QT~SECRETED:prob=0.3205)), giving the protein MFSFTKELRRNRGTSAAIVILSILILGLEIVAQTGFPHSSRDNSTSTPGRPSQQAVVSGELTKTHCGSSAEEARRQGCRFDELSLAWQAPACYDKETIDEFLAAGDWEFFADEHSTETVPHDELALAQEPVHVTLQFHIAHCLFSRRQMVRLLLRGAAMDTHLGAYRHTDYCGKTMLNEEGRGNDRHTKAPAIYPVCKPLQAWGS; this is encoded by the coding sequence ATGTTCAGCTTCACCAAGGAGCTCCGCCGCAACCGTGGCACGAGTGCCGCGATTGTGATCCTATCCATTCTCATCTTGGGCCTCGAGATCGTTGCGCAGACTGGTTTCCCTCACTCCAGCCGCGACAACAGCACTTCAACGCCAGGCAGGCCAAGTCAGCAGGCGGTGGTTTCCGGCGAGCTGACGAAAACCCACTGCGGCTCGTCTGCCGAAGAGGCACGCCGACAGGGCTGTCGGTTTGACGAGCTCAGTCTTGCGTGGCAGGCGCCGGCCTGCTACGACAAAGAGACCATCGACGAGttcctggcggccggcgactgGGAATTCTTTGCCGACGAGCACAGCACGGAAACCGTCCcgcacgacgagctggcTCTGGCTCAGGAGCCGGTGCACGTCACCCTCCAGTTCCACATAGCGCACTGCCTCTTTTCGCGGCGACAGATGGTGAGACTGCTCCTGCGCggggcggccatggacacCCACTTGGGCGCGTACAGGCACACCGACTATTGCGGCAAGACGATGCTCAacgaggaggggagaggCAACGACAGGCACACCAAGGCGCCGGCCATCTACCCAGTGTGCAAGCCGCTTCAGGCTTGGGGGAGCTGA
- a CDS encoding uncharacterized protein (COG:S~TransMembrane:1 (o50-70i)~EggNog:ENOG503P5F9) produces MPRSIDSSSDADTLLGHGNSSPDRLSVEKSSLVQFPLKRRWRCASITTPVILHLFLAAFYTTLFFAFWDYRGWKPSGSHKSGLLAYSPAWEAIKWEPQLFESEIEDSNVFKGPPRPELDEAWNKLLGPTAVRVSKETLDKINRTSVPLLDGSGYMAGLDVYHQLHCLRYVRRYLHKDYYNMTQEKNLEQHIDHCLDSVRKYIMCNADVVIQTFDWIPNFHRPWPNFRIVHECANWEAIEEWAWAHHFDGFDETLLKHPNFHPELPDPFDYSVSGNIV; encoded by the exons ATGCCGCGGTCAATCGACTCCTCTTCCGACGCCGACACTCTGCTCGGCCATGGCAACAGCTCGCCAGACAGATTGTCGGTCGAGAAATCGTCCCTCGTCCAGTTTCCGCTCAAGAGACGATGGCGCTGCGCATCCATCACAACTCCAGTGATCCTGCACCTCTTCCTCGCGGCCTTTTACACGACGCTCTTTTTCGCCTTTTGGGACTACCGCGGCTGGAAGCCCTCGGGCAGCCACAAGAGCGGGCTCCTCGCCTACA GCCCGGCATGGGAGGCCATCAAGTGGGAGCCGCAGCTGTTTGAAAGCGAGATTGAGGATTCAAATGTGTTCAAAGGGCCGCCACGACCTGAGCTCGATGAGGCATGGAACAAGCTCCTAGGGCCTACGGCCGTCCGAGTCAGCAAGGAGACTTTGGACAAGATCAACCGCACCTCGGTGCCGTTGCTTGACGGGTCCGGCTAcatggctgggctggacgtGTATCATCAGCTGCACTGTCTT AGATATGTCAGGCGCTACCTTCACAAAGACTACTACAACATGACTCAAGAGAAGAATCTCGAGCAGCACATCG ACCATTGCCTGGACAGTGTGCGCAAGTACATCATGTGCAATGCGGACGTGGTGATCCAGACCTTTGACTGGATCCCCAACTTCCATCGTCCGTGGCCCAACTTCCGCATCGTGCACGAATGCGCAAACTGGGAGGCCATTGAAGagtgggcgtgggcgcaCCACTTTGACGGGTTCGACGAGACCCTGCTCAAGCACCCCAACTTTCACCCAGAACTGC CCGATCCGTTTGACTACTCGGTCAGCGGCAATATCGTCTAG
- a CDS encoding uncharacterized protein (COG:S~EggNog:ENOG503P5G4) yields MPLQMSQATVDDAPALAAILIADFLDPDPWTRLCYGGIDPSARLAHFTAGLREDLGNPEYPLVVQKMLDTDTGEVVAFAQLNDANVPALEDRPPVEPITKPSGYNVPPIRDYFAQMSAAKDRAMGDAPYLYLADVSTKKAYRRRGIGKALMRWAMEQAARRQLPIYTSATPEGQLLYQHLGWETLETWSIDMGKYGGEGTYTEKGMTWPPKSRN; encoded by the exons ATGCCCCTCCAAATGTCCCAagccaccgtcgacgacgcccccgccctcgccgccatcctcatcGCCGACTTCCTCGACCCGGACCCCTGGACGCGTCTCTGCtacggcggcatcgacccgtccgcccgccttgCGCACTTCACCGCgggcctgcgcgaggacCTCGGCAACCCCGAGTACCCCCTCGTCGTGCAAAAGATGCTCGACACCGACacgggcgaggtcgtcgcctTTGCCCAGCTCAACGACGCAAACGTccccgccctcgaggaccgcccgcccgtcgagcccaTCACCAAGCCCTCGGGGTACAACGTCCCGCCCATCCGCGACTATTTCGCCCAgatgtcggcggccaaggatCGCGCCATGGGCGATGCGCCGTACCTGT ACCTCGCCGACGTGTCCACCAAAAAGGCATACCGGCGTCGTGGCATAGGCAAGGCGCTGATGCGATGGGCCATGGAGCAGGCGGCCCGGCGACAGCTGCCCATCTacacctcggcgacgccggagGGGCAGTTGTTGTACCAGCATCTCGGGTGGGAGACTCTCGAGACGTGGTCCATCGACATGGGCAAGTATGGGGGCGAGGGTACCTACACGGAAAAGGGCATGACTTGGCCGCCCAAGTCGCGGAATTGA